One part of the Streptomyces lienomycini genome encodes these proteins:
- a CDS encoding ATP-binding cassette domain-containing protein: MIVAEGLTRSFGDRRALAGIDLRVPAGSVLGLLGPNGAGKTTTVRILTTLLRPDGGRATVAGHDIADAPEAVRTRIGLSGQYAAVDERLTARENLHLVARLYGMSRRAARRRTGDLLDRFSLNEAADRPSGGFSGGMRRRLDLAGALTARPAVVFLDEPTTGLDPRGRAETWQAVQDLVADGTTVLLTTQYLEEADRLADSIAVIDHGRVIARGTSNELKEAVGGERITLSPAVPQTVGAIAEVLAALGPYRPETDRRTGRVSVATDLGAAALQRALGALAEARLGVRDVSLAPPTLDDVFLALTGKPRPCDDPVDTERPRQRAGSGKGAHAWRR; encoded by the coding sequence ATGATCGTGGCCGAGGGGCTCACCCGCAGCTTCGGCGACCGCCGGGCCCTCGCAGGCATCGACCTGAGGGTCCCGGCGGGCAGCGTCCTCGGCCTGCTCGGCCCCAACGGCGCGGGCAAGACCACCACCGTGCGCATCCTCACGACACTGCTGCGCCCGGACGGCGGCCGCGCCACGGTCGCCGGACACGACATCGCGGATGCGCCGGAGGCCGTACGCACACGCATCGGTCTGTCCGGCCAGTACGCCGCCGTCGACGAACGCCTGACCGCGCGCGAGAATCTCCACCTCGTCGCCCGTCTGTACGGCATGAGCCGCCGAGCGGCCCGTCGGCGCACCGGCGACCTGCTCGACCGGTTCTCCCTCAATGAGGCGGCCGATCGGCCCAGTGGAGGCTTCTCCGGTGGTATGCGTCGCCGGCTGGACCTCGCCGGTGCTCTGACCGCCCGGCCTGCCGTCGTCTTCCTCGACGAGCCCACCACGGGCCTCGATCCCCGCGGTCGCGCCGAGACGTGGCAGGCGGTGCAGGACCTGGTGGCGGACGGCACCACTGTCCTGCTCACCACCCAGTACCTGGAGGAGGCCGACCGGCTCGCGGACTCCATAGCCGTCATCGACCACGGCCGCGTCATCGCCCGCGGCACCTCGAACGAGTTGAAGGAGGCCGTCGGAGGAGAGCGGATCACGCTCAGCCCGGCGGTGCCGCAGACCGTCGGGGCGATCGCCGAGGTGCTGGCCGCGCTGGGTCCGTACCGGCCGGAGACGGACCGGCGCACCGGTCGGGTCTCGGTGGCCACCGACCTCGGCGCGGCAGCACTGCAGCGCGCCCTCGGCGCCCTGGCGGAGGCCCGCCTCGGTGTGCGGGACGTGTCCCTGGCGCCACCCACTCTCGACGACGTGTTCCTGGCGCTGACCGGCAAGCCCCGCCCCTGCGACGATCCCGTCGACACGGAGCGGCCCCGGCAGCGCGCCGGGTCCGGGAAGGGAGCGCACGCATGGCGACGGTGA
- a CDS encoding NAD(P)/FAD-dependent oxidoreductase has protein sequence MTDEHRRGPSAVVVGAGLAGLACALDLCRAGWRVTLLEASDGVGGRMRTDRQDGFLLDRGFQVFNTSYPQVKRRLDLRSLRLRPFTAGVVAHTPKGRVRVTDPTREPGAVGELLPGRIFSARDLAALAALTARDAVLPASVTKGRGDGATSAALTRAGVSDGVIADILRPFLSGVFLEDRLETSARFFHLVWRSMVRGSLCLPEKGIGAVPARLAAGLPDGVLRLGTSVAEVTDAGVLLSDGSEVPSRTVVVATDPATAARLLRGLTVPDTRTVTTYYHATDRTPMPEPTLMVDSSGAVLNTCVLSEVAPAYAPPRTALVSTSVLGGDLPGRSEATLRRLAELYGTDTGDWHQVAAYTVEGALPAMLPPWPLSRTARLGPGRYVCGDYRATGSVQGALASGARAAREVSADAGRQR, from the coding sequence TGGCGGGTGACCCTGCTGGAGGCATCGGACGGTGTGGGCGGCCGGATGCGCACGGACCGGCAGGACGGATTCCTGCTGGACCGCGGATTTCAGGTGTTCAACACCTCGTATCCGCAGGTGAAGCGACGTCTGGACCTGAGGAGCCTGAGACTGCGGCCGTTCACGGCGGGCGTCGTCGCGCACACACCGAAGGGCCGGGTCCGTGTCACCGACCCGACGCGGGAGCCCGGCGCGGTGGGGGAGCTGCTGCCGGGGCGGATCTTCTCGGCCCGCGACCTGGCCGCGCTGGCGGCACTCACCGCGCGCGACGCCGTGCTGCCCGCTTCCGTCACCAAAGGGCGCGGGGACGGCGCCACCTCGGCGGCCCTGACCCGGGCCGGAGTTTCGGACGGCGTGATCGCCGACATCCTGCGGCCGTTCCTGTCCGGCGTGTTCCTGGAAGACCGGCTGGAGACCTCCGCGCGCTTCTTCCACCTCGTCTGGCGAAGCATGGTGCGAGGGTCCCTGTGCCTTCCGGAGAAGGGCATCGGCGCCGTACCCGCCCGGCTCGCCGCCGGCCTGCCCGACGGCGTCCTGCGCCTCGGCACGTCCGTCGCGGAGGTCACCGACGCCGGAGTGCTGCTGAGCGACGGCAGCGAGGTGCCGTCCAGGACGGTCGTCGTGGCCACGGACCCGGCGACCGCCGCCCGCCTGCTCAGGGGCCTGACCGTGCCGGACACCCGTACCGTCACCACCTACTACCACGCCACCGACAGAACCCCGATGCCTGAACCGACCCTGATGGTGGACAGCAGCGGCGCGGTTCTGAACACCTGCGTACTCAGCGAGGTGGCTCCCGCCTACGCGCCTCCCCGCACCGCGTTGGTCTCCACCTCCGTACTGGGAGGAGACCTCCCCGGCAGATCAGAGGCGACGCTCCGGCGTCTGGCCGAGCTGTACGGCACCGACACGGGCGACTGGCACCAGGTCGCCGCCTACACGGTCGAGGGGGCGCTGCCGGCGATGCTCCCTCCCTGGCCGCTGAGCCGCACCGCCCGCCTCGGTCCGGGAAGGTACGTGTGCGGGGACTACCGGGCGACGGGCTCCGTGCAGGGCGCCCTGGCGTCGGGTGCGCGCGCCGCGCGGGAGGTGTCCGCCGACGCGGGACGGCAGCGATGA
- a CDS encoding ABC transporter permease: MATVNPVAQKPAGPAGTVRDGLLIAERNLLNLRRTPGALVAALVQPLMFVLLLAYVFGGSLGGAEYRSFLMGGIFAQAVTFNASFTAIGLAADMDKGMVDRFRALPMPRGSVILGRTLSDLTMSAVTLTVTSLCGLLIGWRVEGSVLGAVAAYGLILLFAFAMSWVGATIGLVARSVEVAQSAGLVWLFPVTFVSGAFVSVATMPGPLRTIAEWNPVSATATAARSLFGNEAPPTMVPPDSWPVEHATGYALLCTAAIIAVFMPLAVGRYRRVARG, translated from the coding sequence ATGGCGACGGTGAACCCGGTCGCGCAGAAGCCGGCCGGACCGGCCGGTACCGTCCGCGACGGACTGCTGATCGCCGAGCGCAACCTGCTCAACCTGCGCCGCACGCCCGGAGCGCTCGTCGCCGCCCTCGTCCAGCCGTTGATGTTCGTCCTGCTGCTCGCCTACGTCTTCGGCGGCAGCCTGGGCGGTGCGGAGTACCGCTCGTTCCTGATGGGCGGGATCTTCGCGCAGGCCGTCACCTTCAACGCCTCGTTCACGGCGATCGGGCTGGCCGCGGACATGGACAAGGGCATGGTCGACCGGTTCCGTGCGCTGCCCATGCCGCGTGGCTCCGTGATCCTCGGCCGCACGCTGTCCGACCTCACGATGAGCGCCGTCACGCTCACCGTCACCTCGCTGTGCGGGCTCCTGATCGGCTGGCGGGTGGAGGGCTCCGTGCTGGGTGCCGTGGCCGCCTACGGACTGATCCTGCTCTTCGCCTTCGCCATGTCGTGGGTCGGTGCCACGATCGGCCTCGTGGCCCGAAGCGTCGAAGTCGCGCAGAGCGCGGGGCTCGTCTGGCTCTTTCCCGTCACCTTCGTGTCGGGTGCCTTCGTCTCCGTCGCCACGATGCCCGGCCCGTTGCGCACGATCGCCGAGTGGAACCCGGTCTCCGCCACCGCGACGGCCGCCCGCTCCCTCTTCGGCAACGAGGCCCCGCCGACGATGGTCCCGCCGGACTCCTGGCCGGTCGAGCACGCGACCGGGTACGCGCTGCTGTGTACGGCCGCCATCATCGCCGTCTTCATGCCCCTGGCCGTGGGCCGGTACCGACGCGTCGCCCGGGGCTGA